From Chryseobacterium sp. IHB B 17019, one genomic window encodes:
- a CDS encoding DUF4407 domain-containing protein, with amino-acid sequence MKNNQQTINQQNHKINWFQKFLMVCSGGNIHILRKTPSEWNKFSGIGGIVLFTAVFATLSAGYAMYTVFDNIWTSIGFGVLWGLMIFNLDRYIVSSIKKTGTWWNQILMAIPRLVLATFLGIIISKPLELKIFEKEVNKQLNTIIQRNKKQLQGEMNGRILQQSGPFETEKKQISDKVALYQKSYDSAAVELEKEILGKQSGLTSGKEGFGPNAKRKQELKEQRRQDLENYQKQVASRLEYLDKEISKVYTNLETERKSTETFEDKFNGFAARLQALDELGKNSAIIGVAAAFIMGLFICLEISPVLVKLISHVGPYDYLLEKTENDFRLYSKEKVEKGNALTDFRIDDFKDNLYK; translated from the coding sequence ATGAAAAATAACCAACAAACTATAAATCAACAGAATCATAAAATAAATTGGTTCCAAAAGTTTCTAATGGTCTGTTCCGGAGGAAACATTCATATTTTAAGAAAAACACCAAGCGAATGGAATAAGTTTTCAGGAATTGGAGGTATTGTTCTTTTTACGGCTGTTTTTGCTACGCTTTCCGCAGGTTATGCGATGTATACTGTATTTGATAATATCTGGACATCTATTGGTTTTGGAGTTTTATGGGGACTGATGATCTTCAACCTGGATCGTTATATCGTTTCTTCTATTAAGAAAACAGGAACCTGGTGGAATCAGATTTTAATGGCAATTCCCCGCTTGGTTCTCGCAACTTTTTTAGGAATTATTATTTCTAAACCTTTGGAGCTTAAAATTTTTGAAAAGGAAGTTAATAAACAATTAAATACTATTATCCAAAGGAATAAAAAACAGCTTCAGGGCGAAATGAACGGAAGAATCCTTCAACAGAGCGGCCCTTTTGAAACTGAAAAGAAACAGATTTCCGATAAAGTTGCCCTATATCAAAAATCATATGATTCTGCTGCGGTGGAACTTGAAAAAGAGATTTTAGGAAAACAATCCGGATTAACGAGTGGAAAAGAAGGCTTCGGCCCGAACGCAAAACGTAAGCAAGAGCTCAAAGAGCAAAGAAGACAGGATCTTGAAAATTACCAGAAGCAGGTGGCTTCAAGACTGGAATATTTAGATAAAGAAATTTCGAAGGTCTATACCAATCTGGAAACAGAAAGAAAATCAACGGAAACATTTGAAGATAAATTCAATGGTTTTGCGGCACGACTACAGGCTTTGGATGAGCTGGGCAAAAATTCTGCGATCATTGGTGTGGCTGCGGCTTTCATTATGGGATTATTTATTTGCCTTGAAATTTCCCCGGTTTTGGTTAAGCTGATTTCCCACGTCGGACCTTACGATTACCTTTTAGAAAAAACAGAAAATGATTTCCGACTCTATTCAAAAGAAAAAGTAGAAAAAGGAAATGCCCTGACGGATTTCAGGATTGATGATTTTAAAGATAATTTGTACAAATAA
- a CDS encoding 2'-5' RNA ligase family protein: MKKLYFIAIYPPQEIIEEVKIFKRDLALHYENSKALKNDAHITLFPPFSRELALENDIYEAFGKIDTHISPFEIELNSFGSFGNPKNPVIFVQPEQNDQLKDLHARVRERFNFINQSFNPHMTVGYRNLTYENYLKAWEIYKDKEYKTKFLVDNILLLRHDQNWVPIAEKKLDKI, encoded by the coding sequence ATGAAAAAACTCTATTTCATAGCCATTTATCCACCGCAGGAAATCATTGAAGAAGTAAAGATTTTCAAAAGGGATCTTGCTTTACATTATGAAAATTCAAAAGCATTGAAGAATGATGCGCACATTACTTTGTTTCCGCCATTTTCAAGAGAGCTTGCTTTGGAAAATGATATTTATGAAGCCTTCGGAAAAATCGACACTCATATCTCTCCTTTTGAAATAGAATTAAATAGTTTTGGAAGCTTTGGGAATCCTAAAAACCCGGTCATTTTTGTACAGCCCGAACAGAATGATCAACTGAAAGATTTACATGCAAGAGTTCGTGAAAGATTTAATTTTATAAACCAATCATTTAATCCTCACATGACCGTAGGTTACAGGAATCTGACGTATGAAAATTATCTGAAAGCATGGGAAATTTATAAAGACAAAGAATACAAAACTAAATTTTTAGTTGACAATATATTACTTCTTCGCCACGATCAGAATTGGGTTCCAATTGCGGAGAAAAAGCTGGATAAAATTTAA
- a CDS encoding serine hydrolase domain-containing protein translates to MIRKAYQILILFFIFVNLISCQKEIKAKPIDKKAIVDSTITVFEKKLLKNQIDSVFKKYSFNGSVAIFKDSIELYRKNQGYSDFKNKLEIDNNTIFAIGSVSKQFTAVLTLLLSEQGKLNVDDKVSEYLSEFQNKEYKDITIHQLLNHTSGLNTLGGKLQFRSGSDFFYSNDGFNTLGKIIEKISGKSYHRNVLELFKKAGMTHSFIGTQFEGNNFAGAYLGNEKVFEKIQNMPKRLGSKDIGIPAGGILSTIDDLHLWNNALYSGKILNTETLKKFTAKSAERHHPVFGKMGYGYGIMTNTEKPDTYFHSGYVKGSPSLNIYYPHTKTSVIILSNIADEGKGKNMIFKPHVEIKKITDAIENTVVQMGGEKTTKTTVKM, encoded by the coding sequence ATGATTAGAAAAGCTTATCAAATTTTAATATTGTTTTTCATTTTTGTTAATTTAATTTCATGTCAAAAAGAAATTAAAGCAAAACCCATCGACAAAAAAGCCATTGTCGACAGTACAATTACTGTTTTCGAAAAAAAACTCTTGAAAAACCAAATTGACTCAGTTTTTAAAAAATATAGTTTTAATGGAAGTGTTGCTATTTTCAAAGATTCAATTGAATTATACAGGAAAAACCAGGGCTATTCAGATTTTAAAAATAAATTAGAAATTGATAATAATACAATATTTGCCATCGGTTCTGTGAGCAAGCAGTTTACCGCCGTTCTGACACTGCTTTTATCTGAACAGGGAAAGTTGAATGTAGATGATAAAGTCTCGGAATATTTGAGTGAATTTCAAAATAAAGAATATAAAGATATTACCATTCATCAGCTTTTGAACCATACTTCCGGACTGAATACTTTGGGAGGAAAATTGCAGTTTAGAAGTGGCTCTGATTTCTTTTATTCAAACGACGGCTTCAATACTCTAGGGAAAATTATAGAAAAAATTTCAGGGAAATCTTATCACAGAAATGTACTGGAGCTTTTCAAAAAGGCCGGAATGACTCACTCTTTCATAGGAACTCAGTTTGAAGGAAATAATTTTGCCGGAGCCTATCTGGGAAATGAAAAAGTTTTCGAGAAAATACAGAACATGCCGAAAAGATTAGGAAGCAAAGACATTGGCATTCCAGCGGGCGGAATTCTTTCGACTATTGATGATCTTCATCTTTGGAATAATGCTTTGTACAGTGGAAAAATTTTAAACACGGAGACTTTAAAAAAATTCACCGCCAAAAGTGCCGAAAGACACCATCCTGTTTTTGGGAAAATGGGTTACGGATACGGAATTATGACAAATACTGAAAAGCCCGACACGTACTTTCACAGCGGTTATGTCAAAGGCTCACCTTCTTTGAATATTTATTATCCCCACACAAAAACTTCTGTCATTATTTTATCCAATATTGCAGATGAAGGGAAAGGGAAAAACATGATCTTTAAGCCACACGTTGAGATCAAAAAAATAACGGATGCCATTGAAAATACTGTTGTGCAAATGGGAGGTGAAAAAACTACTAAAACAACCGTGAAAATGTAA
- a CDS encoding lipocalin family protein, which produces MNKGLCFILFCMMASCQSQKRVVKPDNKVEQSNDNLKTDLLGSWKLIERKYADGVEKKIYPLHQCEKEYTLVFEKVSGNTLLTKNYATGKNCQIKSSSGPLSVSISESSFSYLDVDLKRTERYKISSPKKLSIFYNEILYGKARQIEDLYERLEKR; this is translated from the coding sequence ATGAATAAAGGACTATGTTTTATTCTTTTTTGCATGATGGCCAGCTGCCAGTCACAAAAAAGAGTTGTAAAGCCAGATAATAAAGTTGAGCAAAGTAATGACAACCTTAAAACCGACCTTCTCGGAAGCTGGAAACTAATTGAAAGGAAGTATGCAGATGGCGTTGAAAAAAAGATATATCCATTACATCAATGTGAGAAAGAGTATACCTTGGTTTTTGAGAAAGTAAGCGGAAATACACTGCTAACCAAAAATTATGCAACAGGAAAGAACTGCCAGATTAAAAGCAGCTCCGGCCCGCTTTCTGTGTCTATATCAGAAAGCTCTTTTTCATATCTTGATGTAGATCTAAAAAGAACAGAACGGTATAAAATATCATCCCCAAAAAAACTTTCCATCTTCTATAATGAAATCTTATATGGTAAAGCAAGACAAATAGAAGACCTATACGAAAGATTAGAAAAAAGGTAA
- a CDS encoding zinc-dependent metalloprotease yields the protein MRRFVLLLTLITFFNVFSQNNQNFCGFDTEMEKMDMKYPNLKKIRQQTDLKFSSINKQSYLNKVGGASSWNGLYTGQVYEIPVVVHVIESNAAANANLAVTDQEIINWIDRANRMYATTYGNSFYPEGSGPAGGNVMPFKLVLAKRSPSCTPTTGIVRYNGSVLAGYDTGGVAMQGNNGASDSAIKNQLAPHWPENSYFNIYVVIGFDGQQQLSYGLMGYARFPDSYDYGYESFMKVATIKNANDTTLTHELGHAFGLYHTFQGVSHTSQNTCPPNNNCATDGDRVCDTSPSRSMYGVPVPNNSSIDPCTGVNYDGTQYNVMNYTNSNRKFTQGQRERAILMMMEYRSNLLNSLGAKDPSVAVPSPVSVIAAQCNPVGTAHPANNNFAIGPYRVQMNTINSMTNGYDSDEAAPIFYADYANATCIRPAYYTDIAANSATPIDVTYANGFSQSNKFRTKIWIDYNNNGAFEASELVVNNLSAMIPGGEEMVLTSNITPPATAVKNVYLRMRVAVDAATFASAVLPDYDACSQLQYGQMEDYAVRIMDVLGTSEVKDNSNATIVFVKAENTLKLLGNKNEVFGDYQISEMSGKLIQKGNSKTNEIKIYHELPKGVYIINHSNNGIKNSKKFLVN from the coding sequence ATGAGAAGATTTGTACTTTTACTTACATTAATTACTTTTTTTAATGTATTTTCCCAGAATAATCAAAATTTTTGCGGTTTTGATACTGAAATGGAAAAAATGGACATGAAATATCCTAATTTAAAGAAAATTAGACAGCAGACTGACTTAAAATTCAGCAGTATTAACAAGCAGTCGTATTTGAATAAAGTAGGAGGCGCAAGCTCATGGAATGGTCTTTATACAGGGCAAGTATATGAAATTCCTGTTGTAGTGCATGTCATAGAATCGAATGCTGCAGCAAATGCCAATCTGGCGGTTACTGATCAGGAAATTATAAACTGGATAGACAGGGCCAATAGAATGTATGCAACTACGTATGGCAATAGTTTTTATCCGGAAGGTTCTGGTCCTGCAGGAGGTAATGTAATGCCTTTTAAGCTTGTGCTTGCGAAAAGGTCTCCGAGCTGTACTCCTACAACAGGAATTGTAAGATACAATGGAAGTGTTCTTGCAGGATATGATACAGGTGGTGTAGCAATGCAGGGGAATAATGGTGCATCGGATTCTGCAATTAAAAATCAATTAGCACCACACTGGCCAGAAAATTCTTATTTTAATATCTATGTTGTAATAGGGTTTGATGGGCAACAGCAGCTAAGTTACGGATTAATGGGGTATGCGAGATTCCCGGATTCTTATGATTATGGCTATGAAAGTTTCATGAAGGTGGCAACCATTAAAAATGCTAATGACACAACTCTTACCCATGAATTGGGACACGCGTTCGGGTTATACCATACTTTTCAGGGGGTAAGTCATACAAGCCAGAATACTTGTCCGCCTAATAATAACTGTGCGACGGATGGAGACAGGGTTTGTGACACATCACCATCACGAAGTATGTACGGAGTACCAGTTCCCAATAACAGCAGTATTGATCCATGTACAGGAGTAAACTATGATGGAACTCAATATAATGTGATGAATTATACTAATTCCAACAGGAAATTTACGCAAGGCCAAAGAGAAAGAGCGATCCTCATGATGATGGAATATAGAAGTAATCTTCTGAATTCTCTGGGGGCAAAAGACCCTTCTGTAGCAGTTCCATCTCCTGTCTCTGTAATTGCAGCACAATGTAATCCGGTAGGTACTGCACATCCGGCGAATAATAACTTTGCAATTGGTCCATATAGAGTGCAAATGAATACTATTAATAGTATGACCAACGGGTATGATTCTGATGAAGCGGCACCTATATTCTATGCGGATTATGCTAATGCTACTTGTATAAGACCGGCTTACTACACGGATATTGCTGCAAATTCAGCAACTCCTATTGATGTTACGTATGCTAATGGCTTTAGTCAATCTAATAAATTTAGAACAAAAATTTGGATAGATTATAATAACAATGGTGCATTTGAAGCATCAGAATTAGTAGTAAATAATTTATCCGCTATGATTCCTGGCGGAGAGGAAATGGTACTTACAAGTAACATCACCCCTCCTGCAACTGCTGTTAAAAATGTATATCTGAGAATGAGGGTTGCTGTAGACGCTGCCACTTTTGCATCAGCTGTTCTTCCGGACTATGATGCATGTTCCCAATTACAGTACGGTCAGATGGAAGATTATGCTGTAAGAATCATGGATGTTTTAGGAACTTCTGAAGTAAAAGATAATTCAAACGCTACAATAGTGTTTGTAAAGGCCGAGAATACATTAAAACTATTAGGAAACAAAAATGAAGTTTTCGGGGATTATCAAATTTCAGAGATGAGCGGAAAGCTAATTCAGAAAGGAAATTCAAAGACAAACGAAATTAAAATTTATCATGAGCTTCCAAAAGGAGTTTATATTATTAATCATTCTAATAATGGAATAAAAAACTCAAAAAAATTCTTAGTTAACTAA
- a CDS encoding T9SS type A sorting domain-containing protein yields MGSFCFAQVFETVPVLQNEVQAQERRFAIYPNPTANEFYIKGKQNFSKNVNVALYDASGKLIPVKSDLKDSETLYVDINNLPSGVYTLM; encoded by the coding sequence ATCGGGAGCTTTTGTTTTGCTCAGGTTTTTGAGACGGTTCCGGTTTTACAGAACGAGGTACAGGCGCAGGAACGTAGATTTGCCATCTATCCGAATCCGACAGCTAATGAGTTTTATATTAAAGGAAAACAGAACTTTTCTAAAAATGTAAACGTTGCTTTATACGATGCTTCGGGAAAGCTGATTCCTGTAAAATCTGATTTAAAAGATTCTGAAACACTGTATGTTGATATTAATAATTTACCTTCCGGAGTTTATACTCTGATGTAA
- the ruvC gene encoding crossover junction endodeoxyribonuclease RuvC, whose protein sequence is MIAEKIILGIDPGTTIMGFGIISVKKGKMEMISIHELLLKKYPNHETKLKYIFDKTLALIDEFHPDEVALEAPFYGKNVQSMLKLGRAQGVAMAASLHRNIPITEYSPKKIKMAITGNGNASKEQVAGMLQNLLNLKEFPTKYLDASDGLAVAVCHHFNSGTIADTKSYTGWESFLKQNPDRLK, encoded by the coding sequence ATGATCGCAGAGAAAATTATTTTAGGAATTGACCCAGGAACTACGATAATGGGTTTTGGAATTATTTCGGTAAAAAAAGGAAAAATGGAAATGATTTCCATCCATGAATTATTGCTGAAAAAATATCCCAATCACGAAACTAAACTTAAATATATTTTTGATAAAACCTTAGCTTTAATTGACGAATTTCACCCTGATGAAGTGGCTTTGGAAGCTCCTTTTTACGGAAAAAATGTTCAAAGTATGCTAAAATTGGGACGTGCACAGGGTGTTGCAATGGCTGCAAGCCTTCACAGAAATATTCCCATTACTGAGTACTCTCCGAAAAAAATAAAAATGGCGATTACAGGCAATGGAAATGCGAGCAAAGAACAGGTGGCGGGAATGCTTCAAAATCTTTTAAATCTTAAAGAATTTCCCACAAAATATCTTGATGCTTCCGATGGCTTGGCGGTTGCAGTCTGCCATCACTTCAATTCCGGAACAATTGCTGATACGAAATCTTATACCGGCTGGGAAAGTTTTCTAAAACAAAATCCTGATCGTTTGAAATAA
- a CDS encoding redoxin domain-containing protein has product MILEKGTPAPDFELHATPDQKLKRSDFLGKNLILVFYPADWSPVCGDQVALYNEMLSIFRKYNAEILGISVDSSWCHDAFMADRKLHYPLLADFNPKGEISKKYGVYNEEKGTSKRALFVIDKEGTIQWSYLSPDGINPGADGIIDALENLNKNS; this is encoded by the coding sequence ATGATATTAGAAAAAGGAACACCGGCACCGGATTTCGAGCTACACGCTACTCCCGACCAGAAATTAAAACGATCAGATTTTTTAGGTAAAAACTTAATTTTGGTCTTTTATCCGGCAGACTGGAGCCCTGTCTGCGGAGATCAGGTTGCTTTATATAATGAAATGCTCAGCATTTTCCGTAAATACAACGCTGAGATTTTAGGGATTTCCGTGGATAGTTCTTGGTGTCATGATGCTTTTATGGCAGACCGGAAACTGCATTATCCGTTGCTTGCAGATTTTAACCCAAAAGGTGAAATTTCGAAAAAATATGGCGTTTATAATGAGGAAAAGGGAACTTCAAAACGAGCCTTATTCGTAATTGATAAAGAAGGAACAATCCAGTGGAGCTATCTGTCGCCGGACGGAATCAATCCCGGCGCTGACGGGATTATTGATGCTTTAGAAAATTTAAATAAAAACTCATAA
- a CDS encoding DsbA family protein, with translation MSTLRIPIGPNDHVQGNLETAKIVLVEYGDYQCPYCGHAFPLVKKFVDEYGDDVAFVFRNFPLTDSHQYAMAAATIAEAAGKQGKFWEMHDLIYENQDSLNEEMLKESVKTLQLDFNKIENDINTADIQDKIESDFEGGVRSGVNGTPSFFVNDQKWEDYDGTYNSFVELIS, from the coding sequence ATGTCTACATTAAGAATTCCAATCGGTCCGAATGACCATGTTCAGGGAAATCTGGAAACAGCAAAAATCGTTTTGGTGGAATATGGAGATTACCAGTGTCCTTATTGTGGACACGCCTTTCCTTTAGTGAAAAAGTTTGTGGATGAATACGGTGATGATGTGGCTTTTGTCTTTAGGAATTTTCCCTTAACTGATTCTCATCAATACGCAATGGCTGCTGCCACTATTGCTGAAGCTGCCGGAAAGCAAGGGAAGTTTTGGGAAATGCACGATCTCATCTACGAAAATCAGGACAGTCTGAATGAAGAAATGCTGAAAGAATCCGTAAAAACGTTACAGCTTGATTTTAATAAAATTGAAAATGATATTAACACGGCCGATATTCAGGATAAAATTGAAAGTGATTTTGAAGGCGGCGTAAGAAGCGGTGTAAACGGCACTCCCTCATTCTTTGTTAATGACCAAAAATGGGAGGATTATGACGGAACATACAATTCTTTTGTTGAACTAATTTCTTAG
- a CDS encoding phage tail protein: protein MKKLALACALIFSCAFTNSLKAQGSDPFLGQIAFVPYNFVPQNWAPCNGQLMSISQNQALFSLLGTMYGGNGTTTFALPDMRGRVLVHEGQAPGGPTNYIMGQSGGSESVTLLVTQMPSHSHTVNAVTAEGNQNTPTNTLPADTKGLDKEYSDANANTTMKATMVNPTGGSQPHENRPPFVTLKCIIALYGIYPSHP, encoded by the coding sequence ATGAAAAAACTAGCTTTAGCATGTGCGCTGATCTTCAGCTGTGCATTCACAAATTCTTTAAAAGCTCAAGGATCAGATCCTTTCCTAGGGCAGATTGCATTCGTACCTTATAATTTTGTTCCGCAAAACTGGGCACCTTGTAATGGACAATTAATGTCAATATCACAAAATCAGGCTCTATTTTCACTTCTTGGAACGATGTATGGTGGAAACGGAACCACAACTTTTGCCTTACCAGACATGAGGGGAAGAGTACTTGTTCATGAAGGGCAGGCTCCCGGAGGACCTACAAACTACATAATGGGACAATCAGGCGGATCAGAAAGTGTAACCTTATTAGTAACACAAATGCCGTCTCACTCTCATACTGTAAATGCCGTAACAGCCGAAGGAAATCAGAACACACCGACAAATACACTTCCGGCAGACACAAAAGGATTAGACAAAGAATATTCTGACGCAAACGCGAATACCACAATGAAAGCAACAATGGTAAATCCTACAGGAGGAAGCCAGCCTCACGAAAACAGGCCACCATTTGTAACTCTGAAATGTATTATCGCATTATACGGAATTTACCCATCACACCCATAA
- a CDS encoding KTSC domain-containing protein — MPSSVVNNYIYFPETEILRIIYQSGAVYDYLKVPTEIFDRFRTAQSKGRFLNYVIKPKFKYKKVE, encoded by the coding sequence ATGCCATCCTCAGTCGTCAATAATTATATTTATTTTCCGGAAACTGAAATATTGCGAATCATATATCAGTCTGGAGCAGTGTATGATTACCTGAAAGTTCCGACAGAGATTTTTGACAGGTTTCGAACAGCGCAGTCGAAAGGCAGATTTTTAAATTATGTAATTAAGCCTAAGTTTAAATATAAAAAGGTTGAATGA
- a CDS encoding diphthine--ammonia ligase, translated as MKPKAISNWSSGKDSALSLYKILKEDQFEVTSLLTSINKDFQRISMHGVHVSLLEKQAESLELNLIKMELPKEPSMEEYREIMGKTMNEIKLQGVTHSIFGDIFLEDLRKYREDQLQSIGMEAVFPLWKQNTTDLIHEFLDLGFKTIVTCVNETYLDKSFAGRIIDENFIKDLPENVDPCGENGEFHTFTFDGPIFKNPINFEIGETVKKTYPKPKSDQNEKDDEYIFWFCDLIAK; from the coding sequence ATGAAACCGAAAGCCATCTCCAACTGGAGCAGCGGAAAAGATTCTGCGCTTTCATTGTATAAAATTTTAAAGGAAGACCAATTTGAAGTCACTTCTTTGTTAACAAGCATTAATAAGGATTTCCAGAGAATTTCTATGCACGGCGTTCACGTTTCTTTGCTTGAAAAACAGGCGGAAAGTTTAGAATTAAATTTAATTAAAATGGAACTTCCCAAAGAGCCATCCATGGAAGAATACCGCGAGATCATGGGCAAAACTATGAATGAAATAAAACTTCAGGGTGTCACTCATTCAATTTTCGGGGATATTTTTTTGGAAGATTTAAGGAAATACAGGGAAGATCAATTGCAATCCATCGGGATGGAAGCCGTTTTTCCACTTTGGAAACAGAATACAACCGACCTCATCCATGAATTTCTGGATCTTGGTTTTAAAACAATTGTTACTTGTGTAAATGAAACGTATCTCGACAAAAGTTTTGCAGGAAGGATTATTGATGAAAACTTCATTAAAGATTTACCTGAAAATGTTGATCCTTGCGGAGAAAACGGAGAATTTCACACTTTCACTTTTGACGGCCCTATTTTTAAAAATCCTATTAATTTTGAAATTGGGGAGACAGTCAAAAAAACATATCCGAAACCAAAATCAGATCAGAATGAAAAAGATGACGAATACATTTTCTGGTTTTGTGATCTGATCGCGAAATAA
- a CDS encoding T9SS type A sorting domain-containing protein, with the protein MKTLYLLCLALGSSAFAQQTITFNGCHNVFDNQNFVFSKTGVDAYNKNIYITTPVDGQSCSGLGTCEFKIQWNNALSRWEFLADEGYGTFANPNLIYYNSTGNNNFLPNPPSITFGTWVENTTFTQTAGGCGGNLTSANSTMTGDVHSGSLAVSDVKGDSKIQIFPNPVADMIRISGIDNGQSIQIYNMAGQLVKSEAFDQKINVSQLTSGVYLLKINTKNFQTHEFKFVKK; encoded by the coding sequence ATGAAAACACTTTACTTATTATGCCTAGCTCTTGGGAGTTCGGCTTTTGCACAACAGACCATTACATTCAATGGCTGTCATAATGTATTTGACAATCAAAATTTTGTTTTCAGTAAAACAGGCGTAGATGCTTACAATAAAAACATTTACATTACCACTCCTGTTGATGGACAATCCTGCAGCGGCTTAGGTACATGCGAATTCAAAATTCAGTGGAATAATGCTTTGTCAAGATGGGAGTTTCTGGCTGATGAGGGATATGGGACATTTGCAAATCCAAATTTGATTTATTATAATTCTACCGGAAATAATAACTTTTTACCTAACCCACCCTCAATTACCTTTGGAACTTGGGTTGAAAATACCACATTCACTCAAACAGCAGGAGGTTGTGGCGGAAACTTAACTTCAGCAAATTCGACCATGACTGGTGACGTTCACAGCGGCTCACTTGCTGTTTCAGATGTGAAAGGAGATTCTAAAATCCAGATTTTCCCAAATCCGGTTGCTGATATGATCAGAATTTCCGGAATTGACAACGGGCAGTCTATTCAGATTTACAATATGGCTGGCCAGCTTGTAAAATCGGAAGCATTTGATCAGAAGATTAATGTTTCTCAACTCACTTCAGGTGTTTATTTGTTAAAAATCAATACCAAGAACTTCCAGACTCATGAATTTAAATTCGTGAAAAAATAA